One window from the genome of Nicotiana tomentosiformis chromosome 5, ASM39032v3, whole genome shotgun sequence encodes:
- the LOC138892637 gene encoding uncharacterized protein: MKKAIPKIFRGTMSDKVKTAKEFMAEIEKVFVKSEKAKIGTLLTSLISMRYQGKGNIREYIIQMSHLASKLKELKLDLSKYLLVHLILISLPPQFSQFKEDDRPK; encoded by the exons ATGAAGAAAGCCATTCCAAAAATATTCAGGGGTACTATGTCCGACAAGGTTAAGACGGCTAAAGAATTTATGGCTGAAATTGAGAAAGTATTTGTCAAGAGTGAAAAGGCTAAGATTGGTACACTCTTGACAAGCCTGATTTCAATGAGGTATCAAGGCAAAGGTAACATCAGGGAGTACATCATACAAATGTCTCATCTTGCTTCTAAGTTGAAAGAACTTAAGTTGGACCTCTCTAAGTACTTGCTAGTGCATTTGATTTTGATATCCCTTCCACCACAGTTTAGCCAGTTTAAG GAAGATGATAGACCGAAGTAG